The genomic segment AGGTGTGCCGTTTCTGCGCCAGGCTGCCGGCGTAATAGCCGCTGTCCCCCACCCCGATCGAATCCTGGCTGGGGTTCATGGCCGCGATCAGCATGAACCGGGCCGGGAAGGTCGAGGAGGTCAGCGACCGCGAAACTGTGATCTGGCCATCCTCAAGCGGCTGGCGCAGGACCTCCAGGGCCGATTTTTTGAAATAGGGGAGCTCATCGAGGAAGAGCACCCCGTTGTGGGCCAGCGAGATCTCGCCCGGTAGCGGATACTTGCCGCCGCCGCTGATGCCGACATCGGAGATGGTGTGGTGCGGCGAGCGAAAGGGACGCTGGCACACCAGGCCGCCCTTTTCGCCCAGCAGCCCGGCGGCGCTGTAGGTCAGCGACGTTTCCAGCACCTCATCATCGCTCATGTCGGGCAAAATGGACGGCAGGGCCTTGGCGATCATCGATTTTCCCGATCCCGGCGGCCCGATCATCAGCACGTTGTGAAAACCGGCGGCGGCGATTTCCATCGCCCGCTTGGCCAGGTACTGGCCCTTGATCTCGGCGAAGTCGTTCTCGTACTCCCGCTCGCGGCGTTCCCCGGCCCCGCCGGCGAAAGGGACGAATTGGTCCGGGTGTTGGATCAGATCGATGACCGCGGCCAGGTTTTTCAGCGGATAGACCTCGATGCCGTTGACGAAGGCGGCCTCGTGGCGGTTGGCAAACGGGATGACAATGCCGCGAAAACCGTTCTGGCGGGCGAACAGCGAGATGTTCAAGACCCCCTTGACCGGGTTCAGCTCGCCGTTGAGGTTCAACTCGCCGTAGAAGAGAAGATCGGCGAAGGCCGGGCTCTCCAGGTGGTAGCGGTTCTTGATAATGCCCACGGCCATGGGCAGGTCCAGGGCCGACCCCTCCTTGCGCACGTCGGCCGGCGACAGGTTGATGACGATCTTGGTGGCCTGGGGATAATCGAAATTGGACTGGCTGACCGCCAGCTTCAAGCGCTCGCGGCTTTCCTTGACCGCGTTGTCGGGCAGGCCGACGATGACGATGCCGGGAATTCCGCGCGAGAAACCGACCTCCACCTCAGTGGCCAAAACGTCCAGGCCATTGAGCACCGCGGAATTGATGCGGCTGATCATCAGCCGCCGTAGGGGATGATCAGGCTCATGCCCGGCCGGATGAGGTTGGATTTCAAACCGTTGGCCCTCTTGATGGCGCCGACCGAGGCGCGGTGGCGGAGGGAGATGGAGTAGAGGCTGTCGCCGGAGCGCACCCGGTAAAAATTGTACTTGGGGACCTTGTCGGGCGGGATTCTTTCCAGTCCGGCCAGCAGCGCTTCATCGGCGCCGGCGGGAATGCGCAACCGGTACTCGGCCAGGTTGCTCGGGGTGATGTCCCGCAGCAGCTCCGGGTTGAGGCGCTTCAGCTCGGCGTCGGGCATGTTCAGCAGGGCGGCGATGCGGTTCAGGCTGGCCGGCGAAGGGACGGTGATCGTCTTGCTGTTGCCCAGGACACTGTCAACCGGAGCGGTCGAGAAGCCGTATTCCTGGGGCGAACGGGCGATGATCAGGGAAGCCAGAAAGGCCGGTACGTAGTTCCGGGTTTCGCGGCGAATATGGCGCGACTGGTTGATCTCGAAAAAATCGGAGGTGCGTAAGACCCGCATCGCCTTGTTGAGGCGGCGCGGGCCGCCGTTGTAGCAAGCCAGGACGATGTACCAGTCGTCGTACTCTTCGTACAGGCGCTTCATGAAACGGGCGGCGGCGTCGGCCGCTTTGAAGGGATCGAGCCTTTCATCGACCTGCCAGTCGACGCGCAAGCCGGAGAGCCTGGCCGTGGCCGCCATGAACTGCCAGGCGCCCTTGGCCCTGGCCCGCGAACTGGCGTCGACC from the Candidatus Aminicenantes bacterium genome contains:
- a CDS encoding YifB family Mg chelatase-like AAA ATPase, translated to MISRINSAVLNGLDVLATEVEVGFSRGIPGIVIVGLPDNAVKESRERLKLAVSQSNFDYPQATKIVINLSPADVRKEGSALDLPMAVGIIKNRYHLESPAFADLLFYGELNLNGELNPVKGVLNISLFARQNGFRGIVIPFANRHEAAFVNGIEVYPLKNLAAVIDLIQHPDQFVPFAGGAGERREREYENDFAEIKGQYLAKRAMEIAAAGFHNVLMIGPPGSGKSMIAKALPSILPDMSDDEVLETSLTYSAAGLLGEKGGLVCQRPFRSPHHTISDVGISGGGKYPLPGEISLAHNGVLFLDELPYFKKSALEVLRQPLEDGQITVSRSLTSSTFPARFMLIAAMNPSQDSIGVGDSGYYAGSLAQKRHTYAKLSKPLLDRIDLQLELKKVKLEEITSTVAAESSGAIRKRVLAARDIQLCRFQPLKRKLFANGQMKNQEIKKFCPLDGEGNRLLQMAVEKFDLSARGYFKVLKVARTIADLEKAETVAPRHIQEALQYRSLDLSRF
- a CDS encoding transglycosylase SLT domain-containing protein, which produces MSKAKLCPGLALMSLLLACQTARSMPKPAIDASLPTAPLARAESCFQQGKTCLEKGDMAGARSYFDRTLDLLMDSTAAGEPGSDARNALNGYIEKIAAIELNYLKDKGGPESEQQEAFLDQVISTPLFSPSQKDVQDLQQKVSETTVVSYSIPVIVNPQVVSFIKAFQTIRHEGIQRALDRSQEFIEPFKEIFRKNEIPVDLAYLPIIESGFRVDASSRARAKGAWQFMAATARLSGLRVDWQVDERLDPFKAADAAARFMKRLYEEYDDWYIVLACYNGGPRRLNKAMRVLRTSDFFEINQSRHIRRETRNYVPAFLASLIIARSPQEYGFSTAPVDSVLGNSKTITVPSPASLNRIAALLNMPDAELKRLNPELLRDITPSNLAEYRLRIPAGADEALLAGLERIPPDKVPKYNFYRVRSGDSLYSISLRHRASVGAIKRANGLKSNLIRPGMSLIIPYGG